The following are from one region of the Leptospira selangorensis genome:
- the ompL47 gene encoding multi-beta-barrel domain surface protein OmpL47: protein MNRNPLWVLLASMLVSSAIFAQSSPGTTAPPKSTTPKAETTKPSGTERESSSGEKPDLYINSQSSFEFNSKDEGSTVDYIEYKIGSGDYTKYVSSITLVREGLTKITYRAVDKAGNKEPEKHFNVLVDNTPPSTKITPSSALIVHENTNYATKTLTYSITAQDNLAGVQDIKISINGSEPRVYDGKPIQLEKAGVNTIKFSATDKSGNTSTDSVLAVTVDQEKPLVELFGSALVTVKDKIFVKSGNAFTIKASDTLSGIKQIFYKLDSGEWKSYADPVSVEAQGNHTIEAKSVDSVGNESEVKKIAFIVDTTPPETKIQKVDNKPSAPAPAAKPASSSASPSTEN, encoded by the coding sequence TATTTTCGCTCAAAGTTCGCCAGGCACGACTGCTCCTCCGAAATCTACCACACCTAAGGCGGAAACTACTAAACCTTCCGGAACGGAAAGAGAATCATCTTCCGGAGAAAAACCGGATCTATACATTAACTCTCAATCATCCTTCGAGTTCAACTCCAAGGACGAAGGTTCCACTGTGGATTATATCGAGTATAAGATCGGGTCCGGAGATTATACTAAGTATGTTTCCTCTATCACATTGGTAAGAGAAGGTTTGACAAAGATCACTTATAGAGCGGTAGATAAAGCGGGAAATAAAGAACCGGAAAAACATTTTAACGTTTTAGTGGATAATACTCCTCCTTCTACCAAGATCACTCCAAGTTCGGCATTGATAGTTCATGAAAATACGAACTATGCTACAAAAACTTTAACTTACTCGATCACTGCTCAGGATAACCTGGCCGGTGTTCAGGATATCAAGATCTCCATCAATGGTTCTGAACCGAGAGTTTATGACGGTAAGCCGATCCAGTTGGAAAAAGCAGGAGTGAATACGATTAAGTTTTCTGCAACTGATAAGTCTGGGAATACCTCCACTGATTCAGTTTTAGCAGTAACTGTGGACCAAGAAAAACCTTTGGTTGAACTTTTCGGTTCTGCACTTGTAACTGTAAAAGATAAAATTTTCGTAAAAAGTGGGAACGCATTTACGATCAAGGCTTCCGATACGTTGTCCGGAATTAAACAGATCTTTTATAAATTGGATTCCGGAGAATGGAAATCATATGCAGATCCTGTTTCCGTGGAAGCACAAGGAAATCATACGATCGAAGCTAAGTCGGTGGATTCGGTAGGTAATGAAAGCGAAGTTAAGAAGATCGCTTTTATAGTGGATACTACTCCTCCTGAAACTAAGATCCAAAAAGTGGATAATAAGCCGAGCGCACCAGCTCCGGCAGCTAAACCTGCAAGTTCTTCTGCTTCACCAAGCACAGAAAATTAG
- a CDS encoding LysM peptidoglycan-binding domain-containing protein, translating into MASQNFPFSISRFKLFQFFAVLLISVSLISLLAEPKKGVHEDVFEYKVKKNDTLSKIAKEFLQDPRNWKELLKYNEIPNPSLIREGTTLFIPGFLRKDTISATGEIIKPNAGPVAVADFQRGQVQFSRDFTPTGLPASWSKLSKDQLLNMDDWVQTGQGSSSKIIFTKNGTVVELREKTLTKIVKTTSESISEYKLNKDGGILELKSGYLEAKVPPKKPGDDTRKFMVVTPTAVVGVRGTELYVSAPDPENTTVGCYKGELEVSAEGKTVAVPAGFGTTVVKGQAPSKPEKLPEKVELE; encoded by the coding sequence ATGGCTTCTCAGAATTTCCCGTTTTCGATTTCTCGATTTAAACTGTTTCAATTTTTTGCAGTCCTACTTATTTCCGTATCTTTGATAAGTCTTCTTGCCGAACCCAAAAAAGGGGTCCATGAAGACGTCTTCGAATACAAGGTAAAGAAGAATGATACTTTATCCAAAATTGCAAAAGAATTCCTACAAGACCCGAGGAACTGGAAAGAATTATTAAAATATAATGAAATTCCAAACCCTTCTTTGATTAGAGAAGGCACTACTCTCTTTATCCCAGGCTTCTTAAGAAAAGACACAATCTCTGCAACGGGAGAAATTATAAAACCGAATGCCGGTCCTGTGGCAGTTGCCGACTTCCAAAGAGGACAGGTTCAATTTTCTAGAGATTTCACTCCTACAGGACTTCCTGCAAGTTGGTCTAAACTTTCCAAAGACCAATTATTGAATATGGATGATTGGGTCCAAACAGGACAAGGCTCTTCTTCTAAAATTATATTCACTAAAAACGGAACAGTTGTAGAGTTAAGAGAAAAAACCTTAACCAAGATCGTAAAAACGACTTCTGAATCCATATCGGAATACAAACTGAATAAGGACGGAGGAATCCTGGAACTCAAATCAGGATATCTGGAAGCTAAGGTCCCTCCTAAAAAACCGGGAGATGATACTCGCAAATTTATGGTAGTAACTCCTACAGCAGTGGTAGGAGTAAGAGGAACAGAATTATACGTAAGTGCACCTGATCCTGAAAATACTACAGTAGGATGTTACAAAGGAGAATTAGAAGTCTCCGCAGAAGGAAAAACAGTGGCGGTCCCTGCAGGATTCGGAACTACTGTGGTAAAAGGACAGGCTCCTTCTAAACCGGAAAAACTTCCCGAAAAGGTTGAGTTAGAGTGA